Proteins encoded together in one Catellatospora citrea window:
- a CDS encoding WhiB family transcriptional regulator: MAHFRRLPGPIADVWDWQHHGACKGRDSLQFFHPDGERGSSRGRRESAAKQVCNRCPVRSECAAHALTTREPYGVWGGFTEHERSQLLQLGWRECADRRGERVDVQRLEARLSEDVSAPAR; encoded by the coding sequence ATGGCTCACTTCCGCAGACTTCCCGGTCCGATAGCCGACGTTTGGGACTGGCAGCATCACGGCGCGTGCAAAGGCCGTGACAGCCTGCAGTTCTTCCACCCCGATGGTGAAAGAGGCTCATCTCGGGGGCGCCGCGAAAGCGCGGCGAAACAGGTATGCAATCGCTGCCCGGTCCGCTCTGAATGCGCCGCGCATGCGTTGACCACCCGCGAACCATACGGCGTATGGGGCGGGTTCACCGAGCACGAGCGGAGCCAACTGTTGCAACTGGGCTGGCGCGAATGCGCCGACCGACGCGGTGAACGCGTCGACGTGCAGCGGCTCGAAGCTCGGCTGTCCGAGGACGTCAGCGCACCTGCACGCTGA
- a CDS encoding response regulator transcription factor, protein MQTVLVCVRTAAAAATIASCAERLGVAAGVRTVTSAAEAIAQLAAFPAGIVLADTALTRPDTVGFTRKVMTAVPHAQLVLFGPEEPAAAQAAIRAGARGLIGGTDPDPVSTAAKALLLVSRPATRTADAIRPAVSGVMAGASRAPAGPGRAMPPAGPGMSVPYANRAPGTVSSAVVPAQRGDLPGEAPPGGAVRPARSVTLTERELQVLRGMADGQSNAEIGRDLFVSEDTVKTHARRLFRKLGARDRAHAVAAGFRAGLVF, encoded by the coding sequence GTGCAGACCGTTCTCGTATGCGTCCGCACCGCCGCGGCGGCCGCGACCATCGCCTCGTGTGCCGAGCGCCTGGGGGTGGCCGCGGGAGTGCGTACCGTGACCAGCGCCGCCGAGGCGATTGCGCAGCTCGCCGCGTTCCCGGCCGGGATCGTGCTGGCCGACACCGCGCTCACCCGGCCCGATACCGTGGGATTCACCCGAAAGGTGATGACCGCGGTGCCGCACGCCCAACTGGTGCTGTTCGGCCCGGAGGAGCCTGCCGCCGCGCAGGCCGCCATCCGGGCCGGGGCCAGAGGGCTGATCGGCGGGACCGACCCTGACCCGGTGAGCACCGCCGCCAAGGCGCTGCTGCTGGTCAGCAGGCCCGCCACCCGCACCGCCGACGCCATCCGGCCCGCGGTCAGCGGGGTGATGGCAGGCGCCTCCCGCGCGCCCGCCGGGCCCGGCCGGGCCATGCCGCCGGCCGGTCCGGGCATGTCGGTGCCGTACGCCAACCGTGCTCCGGGCACGGTGTCCTCCGCGGTGGTGCCCGCCCAGCGTGGCGACCTGCCGGGGGAGGCTCCACCCGGTGGGGCGGTGCGCCCGGCGCGCTCGGTCACGCTGACCGAGCGCGAGCTCCAGGTGCTCCGCGGGATGGCCGACGGCCAGAGCAACGCCGAGATCGGCCGCGACCTGTTCGTCTCCGAGGACACCGTCAAGACCCACGCCCGGCGGCTGTTCCGCAAACTCGGCGCACGCGACCGCGCGCACGCGGTGGCAGCCGGTTTCCGCGCCGGCCTGGTCTTCTGA
- a CDS encoding DUF5319 domain-containing protein — protein MQHDEPIDPFHGDPTDPTAGLDDPEGDAYGELSTQERADLLADLAELEVYQVLLSPKGIRGLVVDCEDCREPHYFDWDLLRGNLRHLLDSGRPRVHEPAYDPDPDHYVTWEYARGYADAVDDMVEE, from the coding sequence GTGCAGCACGACGAGCCCATTGACCCCTTCCACGGGGACCCGACCGACCCCACGGCCGGCCTGGACGACCCCGAGGGCGACGCGTACGGCGAGCTCTCGACCCAGGAGCGCGCCGATCTGCTCGCCGACCTCGCCGAGCTCGAGGTCTACCAGGTGCTGCTCTCCCCGAAGGGCATCCGCGGCCTCGTCGTCGACTGCGAGGACTGCCGGGAGCCGCACTACTTCGACTGGGACCTGCTCCGGGGCAACCTGCGCCACCTGCTCGACTCCGGCCGGCCGCGGGTGCACGAGCCCGCCTACGACCCCGACCCGGACCACTACGTGACCTGGGAGTACGCCCGCGGCTACGCCGACGCCGTGGACGACATGGTCGAGGAGTAA
- the guaB gene encoding IMP dehydrogenase yields the protein MDAAREIPLGLTFDDVLLVPGESDLIPSQVTTQTRLTRNVTLQIPLVSSAMDTVTEARMAIAMARQGGIGVLHRNLSVEDQAAQVDLVKRSESGMITNPVTCSPDDTLRDVDAMCARYRISGLPVTNADGTLVGIVTNRDMRFVTDMSVKVREVMTPMPLITAPVGASKEQALALLRTNKVEKLPLVDETGRLRGLITVKDFVKTEQFPLATKDAAGRLRVAAAVGVGEDGYKRARALIDAGVDVIMVDTAHGHNRAVPELVALLKKEAAEVDIVGGNVATYAGAKALVEAGADAVKVGVGPGAICTTRIVAGVGVPQITAIMEAARACGPAGVPVIGDGGIQYSGDIAKAIVAGAETVMLGQALAGCEESPGDLVFMNGKQFKAYRGMGSLGAMLARGPAAQSYSKDRYFQADVTQADKLIPEGVEGQVPYRGTLATVAHQLVGGLRQAQFYCGAADIAELRAKGQLVRITAAGLKESHPHDIQMTVEAPNYHSR from the coding sequence ATGGATGCCGCCCGCGAGATTCCACTCGGCCTCACCTTCGACGACGTCCTGCTGGTGCCCGGCGAATCGGACCTGATCCCCAGCCAGGTGACCACTCAGACCCGGCTGACCAGGAACGTCACGCTGCAGATCCCGCTGGTGTCCAGCGCCATGGACACCGTCACCGAGGCCCGGATGGCGATCGCGATGGCCCGCCAGGGCGGCATCGGCGTGCTGCACCGCAACCTCTCGGTGGAGGACCAGGCGGCCCAGGTCGACCTGGTGAAGCGGTCCGAGTCCGGCATGATCACCAACCCGGTCACCTGCTCGCCCGACGACACGCTGCGCGACGTGGACGCCATGTGCGCGCGTTACCGCATCTCCGGCCTGCCGGTCACCAACGCCGACGGCACCCTGGTCGGCATCGTCACCAACCGCGACATGCGCTTCGTGACCGACATGTCGGTGAAGGTGCGCGAGGTGATGACCCCGATGCCGCTGATCACCGCGCCGGTCGGGGCGTCCAAGGAGCAGGCGCTGGCGCTGCTGCGCACCAACAAGGTGGAGAAGCTGCCGCTGGTCGACGAGACCGGCCGGCTGCGCGGGCTCATCACCGTCAAGGACTTCGTCAAGACCGAGCAGTTCCCGCTGGCCACCAAGGACGCCGCGGGCCGGCTGCGGGTCGCCGCCGCGGTGGGCGTCGGCGAGGACGGCTACAAGCGGGCCCGGGCGCTGATCGACGCCGGCGTGGACGTGATCATGGTGGACACCGCGCACGGCCACAACCGGGCGGTGCCGGAGCTGGTCGCGCTGCTCAAGAAGGAGGCCGCCGAGGTCGACATCGTCGGCGGCAACGTGGCCACCTACGCCGGTGCCAAGGCGCTGGTCGAGGCAGGCGCGGACGCGGTGAAGGTCGGGGTCGGGCCGGGCGCCATCTGCACCACCCGGATCGTGGCGGGCGTGGGCGTGCCGCAGATCACCGCCATCATGGAGGCGGCCCGGGCCTGCGGCCCCGCGGGCGTGCCGGTGATCGGCGACGGCGGCATCCAGTACTCCGGCGACATCGCGAAGGCGATCGTGGCGGGCGCGGAGACGGTCATGCTCGGGCAGGCGCTGGCCGGCTGCGAGGAGAGCCCCGGCGACCTGGTCTTCATGAACGGCAAGCAGTTCAAGGCGTACCGCGGCATGGGCTCGCTCGGCGCGATGCTGGCCCGCGGCCCGGCCGCGCAGTCCTACTCCAAGGACCGCTACTTCCAGGCCGACGTCACCCAGGCCGACAAGCTCATCCCCGAGGGCGTCGAGGGCCAGGTGCCCTACCGCGGCACCCTGGCCACGGTCGCCCACCAGCTCGTCGGCGGTCTGCGCCAGGCCCAGTTCTACTGCGGCGCGGCCGACATCGCCGAGCTGCGCGCCAAGGGCCAGCTGGTGCGGATCACCGCGGCGGGGCTCAAGGAGTCCCACCCGCACGACATCCAGATGACCGTGGAAGCGCCGAACTACCACTCGCGGTAG